A single window of Egibacteraceae bacterium DNA harbors:
- a CDS encoding cystathionine beta-synthase: MIVNSLVDLVGDTPLVRMARFSAAVPPTVIAKVEYMNPGGSVKDRIGMAMIEAAERAGHLRPGGTIVEPTSGNTGAGLAIAAAQRGYRCVFVMPDKMSQEKISLLRAYGAEVVTCPTAVEPADPRSYYRTAERLADEIPGAYQPNQYANQANPEAHYASTGPELWRQTEGKLDVFVAGVGTGGTISGAGRYLKEQNADVQIVGADPEGSLYSGDEAYPYLVEGVGEDFIPATFDPSVVDRYVTVSDRDAFLATRRLAREEGMLVGGSGGLAAWAALAVAAQYPPDAIIVVLLPDSGRNYLSKIFNDEWMAANGFLDRRGAAARLSEVLAARHGDLPAIVHVHPDESVREAIATLHRYGVSQMPVVKTEGAGSGAAAVHIESRDAVLGSIAERGLLDRAYRDTGVLDQTVAQVMDDPLPMVDARDTVDHAMAVLTSQGPAVVVCEGPTPIGVLTRADVLDFLTGEAAT; encoded by the coding sequence ATGATCGTGAACTCGCTCGTGGACCTGGTGGGCGATACCCCCCTGGTCCGGATGGCCCGCTTCAGCGCGGCCGTCCCCCCGACGGTGATCGCCAAGGTCGAGTACATGAACCCGGGCGGCAGCGTCAAGGACCGTATCGGCATGGCCATGATCGAGGCCGCCGAGCGCGCGGGGCACTTGCGGCCCGGCGGCACGATCGTCGAGCCGACCAGCGGCAACACCGGTGCCGGGCTGGCGATCGCCGCCGCGCAGCGGGGGTACCGCTGCGTGTTCGTGATGCCTGACAAGATGAGCCAGGAGAAGATCAGCCTCCTGCGCGCCTACGGGGCGGAGGTGGTCACCTGCCCCACGGCGGTCGAGCCCGCGGACCCGCGCAGCTACTACCGCACGGCCGAGCGCCTGGCCGACGAGATCCCCGGGGCCTACCAGCCGAACCAGTACGCCAACCAGGCCAACCCCGAGGCGCACTACGCGTCCACCGGCCCTGAGCTCTGGCGCCAGACCGAGGGCAAGCTCGACGTGTTCGTGGCGGGTGTGGGCACCGGCGGCACCATCAGCGGCGCGGGCCGCTACCTGAAGGAGCAGAACGCCGACGTCCAGATCGTGGGGGCCGACCCGGAGGGCTCGCTGTACTCCGGCGACGAGGCCTACCCCTACCTGGTCGAGGGCGTCGGGGAGGACTTCATCCCCGCCACCTTCGACCCCAGCGTCGTCGACCGCTACGTCACGGTGAGCGACCGTGATGCCTTCCTGGCCACCCGCCGGCTCGCCCGCGAGGAGGGCATGCTCGTCGGCGGCTCGGGTGGGTTGGCGGCGTGGGCGGCCCTGGCGGTGGCAGCACAGTATCCGCCGGATGCCATCATCGTCGTGCTGCTGCCCGACAGCGGGCGCAACTACCTGTCCAAGATCTTCAACGACGAGTGGATGGCCGCGAACGGCTTCCTCGACCGGCGTGGGGCCGCCGCGCGCCTCTCCGAGGTGCTCGCAGCCCGCCACGGGGACCTGCCCGCGATCGTGCACGTGCACCCCGACGAGTCGGTCCGCGAGGCGATCGCCACGCTGCACCGCTACGGCGTCAGCCAGATGCCGGTGGTCAAGACCGAGGGGGCGGGGTCGGGCGCCGCGGCCGTCCACATCGAGTCGCGCGACGCGGTCCTCGGCAGCATCGCCGAGCGCGGCCTGCTCGACCGGGCCTACCGCGACACCGGCGTGCTCGACCAGACGGTCGCGCAGGTCATGGACGATCCGCTGCCCATGGTCGACGCGCGCGACACCGTGGACCACGCGATGGCGGTCCTCACCTCGCAGGGCCCGGCGGTGGTGGTGTGCGAGGGTCCGACGCCGATCGGCGTGCTGACCCGCGCCGACGTCCTGGACTTCCTCACGGGAGAGGCGGCGACGTAG